One segment of Synchiropus splendidus isolate RoL2022-P1 chromosome 4, RoL_Sspl_1.0, whole genome shotgun sequence DNA contains the following:
- the dmtf1 gene encoding cyclin-D-binding Myb-like transcription factor 1 isoform X1 gives MAPWHVMSSAAEDEEAAELETANAVTLSQDGDERILLHCPTTDDDSEPLQKKLRLSTEEQDASETQSFSVVTLPMADSNESFELTMTATADGDLSEEGVAQIQILQEEGEKSEVSPVSQAWFTTKEDKDTLTNKGHKWKQGMWSKEEINILMSNIDKYVKGRGIDDPAEIIFEMSKEERKDFYRSVAWGLNRPLFAVYRRVLRMYDNRNHVGKYTPDEVDKLKTLREMHGNDWATIGASLGRSASSVKDRCRLMKDTCNTGKWSEEEERRLAEVVYEMAGVSPGSAVTGGVSWALVAEKVRTRSEKQCRSKWLNYLNWKHSGGTEWTKEDDLTLISRILDMKVEEENDIKWEELAGGWRSVRSPQWLRSKWWSIKRQVPNHKDIPFNFLLNTLHEVMSSSQTASGPGSPSTAATALQIRVTRIEESNSSSSQTASSVAALQIPVQIPLQITHLASDTSSTTSDSETITLNTGALQTLEILPSFHLQPTGTPGTYYLQTTTNPGMPLSLSASPGLPLSLSNNSTVTLTTGSSPVSAEQHIILQSLSAEQLCSSDSVIIQTVTTEPTSSDALKQSQLIEGTEDDVINVSRLLEDTDNVTEAQEPMAEGLSDKELSSPQAGDPVVPSGLTSDTAVLIVSPPNISSTLTDPILENQEISD, from the exons GCACGTGATGAGCTCAGCtgctgaggatgaggaggctGCGGAGCTAGAAACAGCCAACGCTGTCACTCTTAGCCAAGATGGCGATGAAAGAATCCTTCTACACTGCCCTACAACTG ACGATGACTCAGAGCCACTACAGAAGAAACTGCGACTCTCCACAGAGGAACAAGATGCCTCAGAAACACAGAGCTTCTCAGTTGTCACTTTACCAA TGGCTGACAGCAACGAAAGCTTTGAGCTGACAATGACGGCCACGGCTGATGGAGATCTCTCAGAAGAAGGTGTAGCTCAAATTCAG ATCCTTCAGGAGGAAGGTGAGAAGTCAGAAGTGTCGCCAGTCAGCCAGGCATGGTTCACCACCAAAGAAGACAAAGACACACTGACTAACAAAG GTCACAAGTGGAAGCAAGGGATGTGGTCCAAAGAGGAGATTAACATTCTCATGAGTAACATCGACAAGTATGTAAAg GGCCGAGGCATTGATGATCCCGCTGAGATCATCTTTGAGATGTccaaagaggagaggaaggactTCTATCGCTCCGTGGCCTGGGGATTGAACCGGCCCCTCTTTGCCGTGTACAGACGAGTTCTTCGTATGTACGACAACCGTAACCACGTTGGCAA GTACACTCCAGATGAAGTAGACAAGTTGAAGAC GCTCCGAGAGATGCATGGGAATGACTGGGCGACCATCGGTGCTTCTCTCGGTCGCAGCGCTTCTTCCGTTAAAGATCGCTGTCGTCTGATGAAGGACACGTGCAACACTG GCAAatggagtgaggaggaggagcgtcGCCTGGCTGAGGTGGTCTACGAGATGGCAGGCGTCTCGCCCGGGTCTGCTGTTACCGGAGGGGTCTCCTGGGCCTTGGTGGCTGAAAAAGTACGCACACGTTCTGAGAAGCAGTGTCGATCAAAGTGGTTGAACTACCTGAACTGGAAACACAGCGGAGGAACGGAGTGGACCAAGGAGGACGACCTGACTCTCATAAGCAG gatTTTGGACATGAAGGTTGAGGAGGAGAATGACATAAAATGGGAAGAACTAGCTGGCGGGTGGAGAAGCGTCCGGTCGCCTCAGTGGTTGCGATCCAAGTGGTGGAGCATCAAGAGACAAGTGCCGAACCACAAGGACATCCCCTTCAATT TTCTTCTAAACACACTTCACGAAGTCATGTCCTCTTCTCAAACGGCGAGTGGACCAGGAAGCCCTtccactgctgccactgcactCCAGATCAGAGTAACTCGCATAGAGGAGAGCAACAGTAGCAGCAGCCAGACCGCTAGTTCTGTCGCCGCTCTGCAGATCCCCGTCCAGATCCCCCTGCAGATCACACACCTGG cTTCTGATACGTCCTCAACAACCAGCGACAGTGAGACCATAACACTGAACACAGGAGCTCTGCAGACCCTGGAGATCCTGCCT tCCTTCCATCTTCAGCCCACTGGCACACCTGGAACATACTACCTCCAAACAACTACAAATCCAGGGATGCCTCTCAGCCTCTCCGCCAGTCCAGGCCTTCCGCTCAGCTTATCCAACAACAGCACGGTGACCCTGACAACAGGCTCCTCCCCTGTCTCAGCAGAACAACACATCATCCTCCAAAGTTTGTCG GCTGAACAGCTGTGCTCCAGCGACAGCGTCATCATCCAGACAGTCACCACGGAGCCGACGTCTTCAGACGCTCTGAAACAGTCACAGCTGATAGAAGGGACAGAAGATGACGTTATTAATGTTTCTCGGCTTCTGGAAGATACTGATAATGTTACAGAGGCACAGGAGCCAATGGCTGAAGGCCTCAGCgacaag GAGTTGAGTTCCCCTCAGGCAGGAGATCCAGTGGTACCTTCTGGCCTTACATCAGACACTGCAGTTCTAATAGTGTCGCCTCCCAACATCAGCAGCACGCTGACAG ATCCAATTCTAGAGAACCAAGAAATTTCCGACTGA
- the dmtf1 gene encoding cyclin-D-binding Myb-like transcription factor 1 isoform X2, giving the protein MSSAAEDEEAAELETANAVTLSQDGDERILLHCPTTDDDSEPLQKKLRLSTEEQDASETQSFSVVTLPMADSNESFELTMTATADGDLSEEGVAQIQILQEEGEKSEVSPVSQAWFTTKEDKDTLTNKGHKWKQGMWSKEEINILMSNIDKYVKGRGIDDPAEIIFEMSKEERKDFYRSVAWGLNRPLFAVYRRVLRMYDNRNHVGKYTPDEVDKLKTLREMHGNDWATIGASLGRSASSVKDRCRLMKDTCNTGKWSEEEERRLAEVVYEMAGVSPGSAVTGGVSWALVAEKVRTRSEKQCRSKWLNYLNWKHSGGTEWTKEDDLTLISRILDMKVEEENDIKWEELAGGWRSVRSPQWLRSKWWSIKRQVPNHKDIPFNFLLNTLHEVMSSSQTASGPGSPSTAATALQIRVTRIEESNSSSSQTASSVAALQIPVQIPLQITHLASDTSSTTSDSETITLNTGALQTLEILPSFHLQPTGTPGTYYLQTTTNPGMPLSLSASPGLPLSLSNNSTVTLTTGSSPVSAEQHIILQSLSAEQLCSSDSVIIQTVTTEPTSSDALKQSQLIEGTEDDVINVSRLLEDTDNVTEAQEPMAEGLSDKELSSPQAGDPVVPSGLTSDTAVLIVSPPNISSTLTDPILENQEISD; this is encoded by the exons ATGAGCTCAGCtgctgaggatgaggaggctGCGGAGCTAGAAACAGCCAACGCTGTCACTCTTAGCCAAGATGGCGATGAAAGAATCCTTCTACACTGCCCTACAACTG ACGATGACTCAGAGCCACTACAGAAGAAACTGCGACTCTCCACAGAGGAACAAGATGCCTCAGAAACACAGAGCTTCTCAGTTGTCACTTTACCAA TGGCTGACAGCAACGAAAGCTTTGAGCTGACAATGACGGCCACGGCTGATGGAGATCTCTCAGAAGAAGGTGTAGCTCAAATTCAG ATCCTTCAGGAGGAAGGTGAGAAGTCAGAAGTGTCGCCAGTCAGCCAGGCATGGTTCACCACCAAAGAAGACAAAGACACACTGACTAACAAAG GTCACAAGTGGAAGCAAGGGATGTGGTCCAAAGAGGAGATTAACATTCTCATGAGTAACATCGACAAGTATGTAAAg GGCCGAGGCATTGATGATCCCGCTGAGATCATCTTTGAGATGTccaaagaggagaggaaggactTCTATCGCTCCGTGGCCTGGGGATTGAACCGGCCCCTCTTTGCCGTGTACAGACGAGTTCTTCGTATGTACGACAACCGTAACCACGTTGGCAA GTACACTCCAGATGAAGTAGACAAGTTGAAGAC GCTCCGAGAGATGCATGGGAATGACTGGGCGACCATCGGTGCTTCTCTCGGTCGCAGCGCTTCTTCCGTTAAAGATCGCTGTCGTCTGATGAAGGACACGTGCAACACTG GCAAatggagtgaggaggaggagcgtcGCCTGGCTGAGGTGGTCTACGAGATGGCAGGCGTCTCGCCCGGGTCTGCTGTTACCGGAGGGGTCTCCTGGGCCTTGGTGGCTGAAAAAGTACGCACACGTTCTGAGAAGCAGTGTCGATCAAAGTGGTTGAACTACCTGAACTGGAAACACAGCGGAGGAACGGAGTGGACCAAGGAGGACGACCTGACTCTCATAAGCAG gatTTTGGACATGAAGGTTGAGGAGGAGAATGACATAAAATGGGAAGAACTAGCTGGCGGGTGGAGAAGCGTCCGGTCGCCTCAGTGGTTGCGATCCAAGTGGTGGAGCATCAAGAGACAAGTGCCGAACCACAAGGACATCCCCTTCAATT TTCTTCTAAACACACTTCACGAAGTCATGTCCTCTTCTCAAACGGCGAGTGGACCAGGAAGCCCTtccactgctgccactgcactCCAGATCAGAGTAACTCGCATAGAGGAGAGCAACAGTAGCAGCAGCCAGACCGCTAGTTCTGTCGCCGCTCTGCAGATCCCCGTCCAGATCCCCCTGCAGATCACACACCTGG cTTCTGATACGTCCTCAACAACCAGCGACAGTGAGACCATAACACTGAACACAGGAGCTCTGCAGACCCTGGAGATCCTGCCT tCCTTCCATCTTCAGCCCACTGGCACACCTGGAACATACTACCTCCAAACAACTACAAATCCAGGGATGCCTCTCAGCCTCTCCGCCAGTCCAGGCCTTCCGCTCAGCTTATCCAACAACAGCACGGTGACCCTGACAACAGGCTCCTCCCCTGTCTCAGCAGAACAACACATCATCCTCCAAAGTTTGTCG GCTGAACAGCTGTGCTCCAGCGACAGCGTCATCATCCAGACAGTCACCACGGAGCCGACGTCTTCAGACGCTCTGAAACAGTCACAGCTGATAGAAGGGACAGAAGATGACGTTATTAATGTTTCTCGGCTTCTGGAAGATACTGATAATGTTACAGAGGCACAGGAGCCAATGGCTGAAGGCCTCAGCgacaag GAGTTGAGTTCCCCTCAGGCAGGAGATCCAGTGGTACCTTCTGGCCTTACATCAGACACTGCAGTTCTAATAGTGTCGCCTCCCAACATCAGCAGCACGCTGACAG ATCCAATTCTAGAGAACCAAGAAATTTCCGACTGA